The following DNA comes from Anopheles arabiensis isolate DONGOLA chromosome 3, AaraD3, whole genome shotgun sequence.
GTGCACCAGCCGGCCCGGATTCCAGCCCGGGTGCCGGTCCGCGTCCGGGCTCTGCTTGCGCCGCCGCCACAGCACCCGGTCCGTCCAGGCCGGCGCGCGGCACTTTTCGCTGGTGTCGTAATCGTCGCTGAACAGATCGTACTTGTACGTCGGCGGGAAGCTGATTTCGCCCTCGAGAAACTCGTTGAACACGCTGCCCGCGTTCTGCTGGATGCGCAGCTGGTCGTACTGCAGCACCGCGGTCAGATCGTGCGGCGACTGCTTCAGCGCCTCCCGCAGCTCGTCCTTGTCCATGTCGATGCGGTAGTTGAAGTCGCCGCACCAGAAGATGTAATCGTGCGACTTGAGCGAGCGGCCCATCGGGAACGCGATCTTGCGCGTAATTTCCGCGTAGTCCGCGTTCCGTTCTGCCACCTGCGACTGCCCGGCGGCAAAGTGGGCGCACACGAAGCAGATGGAGGTGCCGTGCAGGACGAACCGGATGGCGGCCGCTCCCTTGTTGCCCGTCGCGCCACCCAGCCCTGTCTTGACGCAATCGATTGCCACGTCGCGGATGTACTGGGCGTGCTGGGGCCGTATGTAGATGTACAGACAGACGCCGACCAGCTGCTGGTAGGTGAGCAGCACGTACTCCCGGTCCCGACTGACCACCTTCTGCAGCTCTTCCGCCCACGCCTTTGCATTGTCAGAGCTGTTTTAGCAAGAGAAAGTACGATTAATGCGAGGGAATGGAACACTTTTGGTCGATTTGATTACCTTGCCGCGACAATGTTCGATGCGTTCAGGTCGACAATTTCCTGAAATCCAATCGCAAATATGTCCACCGGAGGTTCGTTGCTATCGTCCACCTGGCTGAAATCAACGAGCGCtgcaagcaaaacagaaaacggGCAAACTGATGAGCAAAACTTCTTTGTTAAACGATCGCATTCTTCACACTTACAGCGCGATCGTGCCAAACGATGGCAATCGAGCAGCCAATCCGCCAACGAAACGTCCTTGTAGGCGACGCTGCGGAAGTGCTTGCCACCGTTGACGTTGTACGTGCCGCAGGCCACCCGGAACACCAGCGGATTGACGTACTCCTCGTACCGTTTGCACATTTCCCTCAGCACCGGCGTAGGAGCTGCAAtaataaacaatgaaaaaaccCAATAAATCACAACTCGATCTTTCGTACCCCACTCTCACTTACCGTGCAGCATATTGGAGGGCAGCAGTATCCGGGCCCGATCGGCCAGCTCCGAGCTGAGCGTGGAACCGACCAGTAGCACATCGATCGCTTCCTGCTTCGAATTGTCCAGCAGATTGTTCTGGATGGTGCGGGCGGCCGATCGTGCCCCGTCCATCAGCTTCGAGCCGCCCTGGATCGCCCCGGTGCCGGCGTAGATCTTGCTCACCTCGTTCCCGTTGTTGATCCACATCTGGCGAAACACTTCCTCGAACCGGGAGCTCATCTGCTGCTTCTTATCCGCCAGCGCCGCCATCAGTGTGATCTGTTCGTTCAGCATCTCCAGCCCGATGTACGTCTGCACGCAGTTCGTCCGGTCGAGACAGTCCAGGCAGTTCGTGCGGATGGCGCCCCGTTGCTCCCGGTACACCGCATCGCCGATCGCGTAAAACATCCCAAAGTCAGCGCACGTTGCGTCGATCTTCTGCCGCAGCTTGGACAGTGCGACCGTGTTGCCGCCCCGGCACTCCTGATGGTAGTCGAATACCAGGTGCGGCACGTCCGTGTGCTCCGACTCGCGATGGTGGCGCTGAAATTCGTTGCTCAGCATCGCCTCGCCCTCCTTGCTGCCGATCAGGCTGGTGCCGAGCAGGTTCACGATCGCCTGCTGCCCGTACCTGGCCTTCATCGTGCGCATGTGCCGGTCGAACGCGGACCGGGACGCTTCGAACCCGCGCGACAGTTTCACCTTGTGCGAGCCCACCTGTACGCCCGGCTGCTCCCAGAACAGTGGCACACTGCCGCGCGTCTGCACGTACGACGTGATCTCGTTGTCCAGATAGATGCACTGCTCCGTCTCGACAAAGTTCGCCACGCAGCCCTCGTCGTTGGTGCCGCGCACGTTGAACCGGGTGCCGGCCCGTTCGCAGCTCAACCGCGAAATGATGGCGGCGCGTGCCTGCTTGCTGCCCGCGTACACCGTCCGTATCTCGACCGAGCCGCACATTGCCTTCAGCAGCCAGAAGTTACACTCCACGCCGAACCGCAGCAGATGGATGAACAGCATCCGGTTCCAGAAGAAGCGATTGTCGGTTTCGCGCGTCCGGCGTCGCCGCTGTGCCGACAGCGTCACATCGAACCCGAACGGCTGGGCAATGGTCGGTCCggtaccgccaccaccgctgccAGCCACATTCGAGAAGGAAAAGTAGAACGTGCCCGAGTTGAGCACCTTGCGTATTTCCGCCACCTTGTCCTCGTTCGTCGGCTGGTACTGCAGCGAGACGAACTGCGTTTGCGTGATGCGGAAGATTTCGCTGTCGAGAATTTTGCCCACCGAAAAGCACCCGGTCACCATGACCAGGTAGAGCAGGGAGCTGTCGCCGGCGTTCAGCTGCAGCACGCCCAGGCAGCCGTACGCGTCCAGCACTTTGGTGTACTGTTTGCGGACGATCTCCGTCTCTTGGgccgctgtgtgtgtgggagagagagagagagatagtaaGCATTTGATTAGtaaatgttatttaaaattaaaccgAGAGGGAAATGTTTGTCCGTAAACTACCATAACAAAGCAAACTAATTGgtatttacaacaaaaaacgcctACACTTCTAGCACAACTTCTATATTTGATTTGCCAAAATGATGATTAAAATGTATGACCATCGCTTGGGGAGACGGGGGAGGGACAAAGTTTTATCAACACCCACCATTCCACCAATGACCGATTGCTCTGCTTGCGCGTTTGCTATGCTGCATGCGGCTATTAATCATTTTCGTCGTTCTTCCTGCCGGCCTAAGGGACGACCACACAGCTGACACGTGAGCGAAAGCTTCACCTTTGAATCGATATTTTCTCATCGATATTGttggtattttgttttatccGACCGGCCGGTCAAAGATTCACCTTCTGGTGGCAAGCTGTGGTGGACGGCAGTTGGAACTGAAAACCCTCCCCTATTCTATTTGAATTGCTAATAATTGGGTCGAAACTAATAGCAATGGGAGGTTTAATTACACACCCAAAGTTTGATCACAACAAATCgatgggaaaaggaaaaagggtTACAAATACATAAAAAGTAACTGTTTGCAGAAAAACTCGATATAAAATACAGTGGTTAACAAAATTGATACCACAGTTTTGGGATAACTTGGCTCCACAAACTCTTTGTAAATTCTAATTGGATTTGTCTAAGAAGGATGCTATAGAgcccaattcccattacattaagctCATTTCatataggaaagagtcaataaagtgtcccacagctatggg
Coding sequences within:
- the LOC120901428 gene encoding synaptojanin-1; translation: MAMSKGFRVLEKSKPPSPHSVLLEHRNKPETLLFESQAVAVLSAQETEIVRKQYTKVLDAYGCLGVLQLNAGDSSLLYLVMVTGCFSVGKILDSEIFRITQTQFVSLQYQPTNEDKVAEIRKVLNSGTFYFSFSNVAGSGGGGTGPTIAQPFGFDVTLSAQRRRRTRETDNRFFWNRMLFIHLLRFGVECNFWLLKAMCGSVEIRTVYAGSKQARAAIISRLSCERAGTRFNVRGTNDEGCVANFVETEQCIYLDNEITSYVQTRGSVPLFWEQPGVQVGSHKVKLSRGFEASRSAFDRHMRTMKARYGQQAIVNLLGTSLIGSKEGEAMLSNEFQRHHRESEHTDVPHLVFDYHQECRGGNTVALSKLRQKIDATCADFGMFYAIGDAVYREQRGAIRTNCLDCLDRTNCVQTYIGLEMLNEQITLMAALADKKQQMSSRFEEVFRQMWINNGNEVSKIYAGTGAIQGGSKLMDGARSAARTIQNNLLDNSKQEAIDVLLVGSTLSSELADRARILLPSNMLHAPTPVLREMCKRYEEYVNPLVFRVACGTYNVNGGKHFRSVAYKDVSLADWLLDCHRLARSRSLVDFSQVDDSNEPPVDIFAIGFQEIVDLNASNIVAASSDNAKAWAEELQKVVSRDREYVLLTYQQLVGVCLYIYIRPQHAQYIRDVAIDCVKTGLGGATGNKGAAAIRFVLHGTSICFVCAHFAAGQSQVAERNADYAEITRKIAFPMGRSLKSHDYIFWCGDFNYRIDMDKDELREALKQSPHDLTAVLQYDQLRIQQNAGSVFNEFLEGEISFPPTYKYDLFSDDYDTSEKCRAPAWTDRVLWRRRKQSPDADRHPGWNPGRLVHYGRAELKQSDHRPVIAMIDIEVHYIDPERRSTVFGDVIRDLGPPDGTILIQACSPSAAGTDSGDEDEGSIYDENLMAALIQELTQIGEVTLVRFVGDTMWVTFRDGQSALTAAQKRSVLVCGVQLSIKLKTENWVEQVEKEILLCTPNTVSFCDGSQTGGDYNSLGIPEIPARPKSPPSVPQQPSARPGPPSRPPLPKSPQASPKHQPQQQQHHHHHPRAGVISLGPEILMASKLQQQQQPKVPPAVPCPPQRPTPPVEEYASSSPVPSSPTHGPGQQQPGSSNLPPVDTGAIYEEINDDIPVPEQPRGPPPPPPRSDVYDLDVVSNSTNSSSKSAPTKSSPPGTSGSSGAGSPSSTTGGNGVLPPSGPPKGAPPPLPMRRGAPPPIPNRSGGPPPLPARPNNP